In Coccidioides posadasii str. Silveira chromosome 4, complete sequence, one genomic interval encodes:
- a CDS encoding uncharacterized protein (EggNog:ENOG410PG2K~COG:C,H) — MPVFTEFANASRQLRVLPSFANPLPRLCPAFEKKEDRYEVVIVGGGPAGLMLNLLLARYGLGDDSLLCIDSKSSTLLSGQADGLQPRTLEVLRSLGVLDELDNDGCHMHQICFWNPTNDGGIERTSIVPDIAIKSRYPYEITIHQGRIERVLETDLKRYSKRGIMRSTSLIDVKMDEEGDPDFPVVAVIETEEGQKTIRTKYLVGADGAHSVVRRCMGLMLEGESTDHIWGVVDFVAVTDFPDIRKRCAIHSDSGSVMVIPRERIQSGEYLTRLYVQVPGVVKPDDESTAANGVTECAKAEAKARRAQVSAETIFEQASQAFKPYKIRMRDENALDWWAAYQIGQRVTSEFSVKDSKGKERVFIVGDACHTHSPKAGQGMNVSMMDSYNLAWKLAYSILGLSPDSKADPAKSDRLVESYQLERRKVAQQLIDFDREFAGMFSGKIKVEEESGLTHEEFLNVFLTGNGFSSGCGVEYIENTLVEKDVEGSITGKDYLSGILQPGRRLIDAEVLRHADANPRHLQDDFPSTGRFRILCFASNDLLNPNGVSAKAFTGIGELLSKFPQQLIELVGLYPSQLSEFSWQDIPAAIKQHAEMRFHSSSTGAPASEDAYTIYGVSPEKGAVAVIRPDGYVGAIAPLTGLKRLEEYLSRSICRI, encoded by the exons ATGCCTGTTTTCACCGAATTCGCAAATGCAAGCCGCCAGCTGCGCGTTTTGCCTTCGTTCGCCAACCCGCTGCCCCGTCTCTGTCCTGCGTtcgagaagaaagaagataggTATGAAGTAGTCATCGTCGGG GGTGGTCCCGCGGGACTCATGCTCAATCTGCTCCTTGCTCGCTATGGCTTGGGCGACGACTCTTTACTCTGCATTGACTCTAAGTCGAGCACCCTTCTCTCCGGCCAGGCCGACGGACTGCAGCCCAGAACACTCGAGGTCCTGCGAAGTTTGGGAGTGCTTGATGAGCTCGACAATGACGGCTGTCACATGCACCAGATTTGCTTCTGGAATCCCACAAACGACGGTGGTATCGAGCGCACCTCCATCGTGCCAGATATCGCGATCAAGTCAAGATACCCATATGAAATCACCATCCACCAAGGCAGAATCGAGCGGGTTTTGGAGACCGACCTTAAGAGATATTCCAAGCGCGGTATTATGCGCTCGACCAGCTTGATCGATGTGAAGATGGATGAAGAGGGCGACCCAGATTTCCCAGTTGTCGCAGTCATCGAGACCGAAGAAGGACAGAAGACTATCAGAACCAAGTACCTCGTCGGTGCTGATGGTGCACACTCGGTTGTGCGCCGATGCATGGGCCTCATGCTCGAAGGTGAATCGACGGATCATATCTGGGGTGTTGTGGACTTCGTTGCCGTGACCGATTTCCCCGATATTCGAAAGCGATGCGCCATCCACTCTGACTCCGGCTCCGTCATGGTCATTCCCCGAGAGCGCATCCAGTCAGGAGAATACCTCACCCGTCTCTATGTCCAGGTGCCGGGTGTCGTTAAACCAGATGACGAGTCAACGGCAGCCAACGGTGTAACGGAATGCGCGAAGGCGGAAGCCAAGGCCAGACGAGCACAGGTCTCTGCTGAGACTATCTTCGAGCAGGCCAGTCAAGCATTTAAGCCATACAAGATCAGAATGCGCGACGAGAATGCCCTGGATTGGTGGGCCGCCTATCAAATTGGCCAACGAGTTACGAGCGAGTTCTCCGTCAAGGACTCCAAAGGAAAGGAGAGAGTTTTCATTGTTGGTGACG CCTGCCATACCCACAGTCCAAAG GCTGGTCAAGGAATGAACGTTTCGATGATGGATTCCTACAACCTGGCGTGGAAATTGGCATATTCGATTCTTGGATTATCTCCGGACTCGAAGGCCGATCCCGCAAAGTCTGACCGCCTTGTAGAAAGCTACCAACTCGAACGACGCAAGGTCGCTCAACAACTCATCGACTTTGACAGAGAATTCGCTGGCATGTTCTCCGGAAAGATCAAGGTTGAAGAGGAGAGCGGTCTCACCCACGAGGAATTCTTGAATGTCTTCCTCACTGGAAACGGATTCTCCAGTGGATGCGGTGTTGAATATATTGAGAACACCCTTGTGGAGAAGGACGTCGAAGGTTCCATTACTGGAAAAGACTACCTATCCGGAATTCTGCAACCTGGAAGACGACTCATCGATGCCGAAGTTCTACGACATGCCGATGCCAACCCACGACACCTCCAGGACG ACTTCCCATCAACTGGCCGCTTCCGCATCCTATGCTTCGCTTCAAATGACCTCCTCAATCCCAACGGTGTTTCCGCAAAGGCATTCACCGGTATTGGTGAATTACTCTCCAAATTCCCCCAACAGCTCATCGAGCTGGTTGGTCTTTACCCATCTCAACTCTCAGAGTTCTCCTGGCAAGACATCCCCGCGGCTATCAAGCAGCATGCGGAGATGCGCTTCCACTCTTCATCAACTGGTGCTCCAGCATCCGAGGATGCGTATACGATTTACGGCGTGTCCCCTGAGAAGGGAGCAGTTGCTGTGATCCGCCCAGATGGATATGTTGGAGCCATCGCACCATTGACTGGCTTGAAGAGACTGGAGGAGTACCTTTCGCGTTCTATTTGCAGGATTTAA
- a CDS encoding uncharacterized protein (TransMembrane:1 (o20-43i)): MRSASLTIGERKREIGDHLYARSTMIFILWIVRQMGRAVCIVFDPRKLRSGCRKNRPSSPGNVLIWFLEAELPGLKRNIFFIAAAKYRAFPRESRIHSEIRRIHTY, from the exons ATGCGGAGTGCCAGTCTTACAATTGGCGAACGCAAGCGAGAAATTGGGGATCACCTTTACGCGAGATCGACGATGATCTTCATTTTATGGATTGTTCGACAGATGGGACGTGCGGTTTGCATCGTTTTCG ACCCCAGAAAATTACGCAGCGGTTGCAGGAAAAACCGACCCTCCTCGCCTGGCAACGTTTTGATTTGGTTTCTTGAAGCAGAGCTGCCTGGTCTGAAACGGAACATTTTCTTCATT GCGGCGGCAAAATACAGAGCTTTTCCAAGGGAGTCCCGTATCCATTCTGAAATACGGAGAATACATACGTACTAA
- a CDS encoding uncharacterized protein (EggNog:ENOG410PS2T~COG:K~BUSCO:12395at33183) translates to MNVSSLITCDQPQPLRAPASSYSEHRRSPSVPKPLQTESSSCASPYSRFERLPLSPPEEDGKTQFSLPSISSLLRGVDGVSDAHVAKRQRTNPPPSIDLGMERRTTGQTLKQRPALPLTPPLRPESGMNSTSQSPSTSSPPRSAISLPSLVRSYPSPVSEVPEGRRMSQISRHSRGASTSQTSQLSGPETRYPSPPNVNSPTFAAPVEPAPKPTEYYPASRPVTFPPVAFAVLPSQPTHPQVLPLGSPAWQHHHYFPPSNTATYPLNHDRYICRICHKAFSRPSSLRIHSHSHTGEKPFRCPHAGCGKAFSVRSNMKRHERGCHPGRSAPPSALVN, encoded by the exons ATGAACGTTTCAAGCCTGATCACTTGCGATCAGCCGCAACCATTGCGCGCGCCAGCATCTTCATATTCTGAGCACCGTCGATCCCCATCGGTCCCCAAGCCTTTGCAGACGGAGAGCAGTTCATGCGCTTCTCCATACTCGCGGTTCGAGCGTCTCCCTCTTTCACCGCCGGAGGAGGATGGCAAGACACAGTTCTCACTTCCTTCTATCTCGTCTCTTCTTCGGGGCGTAGATGGTGTTTCTGATGCGCACGTTGCTA AGAGACAACGAACCAACCCTCCTCCTAGCATTGACTTAGGGATGGAGAGACGGACTACAGGCCAAACATTAAAGCAGAGGCCAGCGCTGCCTTTGACACCTCCTCTAAGACCTGAGTCTGGCATGAATAGCACAAGCCAGTCGCCGTCAACATCATCGCCACCACGAAGCGCCATCTCACTACCGAGTCTTGTTCGGAGTTATCCGTCTCCAGTTTCAGAAGTTCCAGAGGGACGACGGATGTCACAGATATCGCGGCATTCGCGAGGGGCTTCGACGTCGCAAACTTCTCAACTTTCAGGCCCAGAAACACGTTACCCATCGCCACCAAATGTCAACTCTCCAACCTTTGCTGCCCCTGTTGAACCAGCGCCAAAGCCGACAGAATACTACCCAGCCAGCCGACCGGTAACGTTTCCACCTGTGGCGTTCGCAGTTCTGCCAAGCCAGCCAACTCATCCTCAGGTGCTTCCTCTTGGAAGTCCTGCGTGGCAGCACCATCATTATTTCCCTCCTTCCAACACAGCAACTTATCCTCTCAATCACGATAGATACATCTGCCGAATATGTCATAAGGCTTTCTCAAGACCGTCCAGCCTGCGAATACACTCCCACAGTCATACTGGCGAGAAGCCTTTCCGGTGCCCCCATGCCGGCTGTGGGAAAGCCTTTAGCGTGCGAAGCAACATGAAGCGACACGAAAGGGGTTGCCATCCTGGAAGATCAGCACCACCATCGGCCCTGGTTAACTGA
- a CDS encoding uncharacterized protein (EggNog:ENOG410PGYX~COG:S~BUSCO:3796at33183): MAESSALLRKDQLATSLHNERKLIEAGKLKEDNPLDLSEGFKELCEACRRGDLKVCEEKITEGVNINARDLFDCTPLILASLCGHYEVAQLLLDSGALCERDTFQGERCLYNALNDRIRNLLLKYDYSKSTDPLQPYAAHIASLLSRDHPQTSDILVTSADESFHLHKFILSARSPYFQKKLANSPEATTLKLSNTLPPQAFSAGIKYLYLGEAPRELRSGPGTGFTESEVLAGIDKIASQLELHSLMDTILDSGDRRLARQRRTDEVVKGRDQMETWFQNNVLRYKTVVDTDKLNEVKWSRDNNVFADVLLRADEDMIEDLDQTELLLDPKNDEDWGGIPIRPTSTIRVRDCGKTVLYPAHRAMLLRSEFFLAMFSSTFREAQMSQHLQIIHVDCSPDVLKIVLKFLYTDKVDIPLDMAVDVLYAADLLMIERLKTKVAMVISSLGNGSQKSERTPWPGRNESQPSTNVEEFEEEEPIDIYEIIRAAWLTRVQRLEEFAARYLAYRLESHIDRPEFEQLVLESATRIQKRQETDSIELVDDIRYYLSDRFRSPYEDSGLDEMEEDAQKIATELQDKMTIMPADAPQSGSDLGTSPYLSDSLGSSSQGFTTPEEDEGVDAGTNRLPKDSPTGPIIRTLDGEIAGNEFARDAANYQILLNKLDRLLGKLNLDA, translated from the exons ATGGCAGAGTCATCCGCGCTACTCCGGAAAGACCAGCTCGCAACTAGCTTGCACAACGAAAGAAAGCTGATCGAGGCTGGAAAGCTGAAGGAAGATAACCCGCTCGACCTCAGCGAGGGGTTTAAAGAGCTCTGTGAGGCCTGTCGAAGAGGAGATTTGAAAGTGTGCGAGGAGAAAATCACCGAGGGAGTGAATATTAATGCCAGAGATCTCTTTGACTGCACTCCTCTGATTCTT GCTAGTCTCTGTGGTCACTATGAAGTCGCGCAGCTTCTCCTTGATTCTGGTGCCTTGTGCGAGCGAGACACTTTTCAAGGCGAAAG ATGCCTCTACAACGCTCTTAACGATAGGATACGGAATTTACTATTGAAGTATGACTACTCAAAGTCGACCGATCCTCTGCAGCCGTATGCTGCACACATTGCATCATTATTATCACGAGATCACCCCCAGACGTCAGATATCCTTGTAACCTCAGCGGATGAATCATTCCACTTACATAAATTCATTCTGTCCGCAAGGTCGCCATATTTCCAGAAAAAGCTGGCCAATTCTCCCGAGGCGACAACATTGAAGCTGTCAAACACGCTTCCGCCACAGGCATTCAGCGCCGGTATTAAATACCTCTACCTTGGAGAGGCACCACGGGAGCTTAGATCAGGCCCCGGGACTGGTTTCACGGAGTCTGAAGTCTTGGCGGGAATAGACAAGATCGCATCCCAGTTGGAGCTTCACAGCCTAATGGACACGATTTTGGACAGTGGTGATCGGCGGTTAGCCAGGCAGAGAAGGACGGATGAAGTGGTGAAGGGTCGCGATCAGATGGAAACGTGGTTCCAGAACAATGTACTGAGGTATAAAACTGTTGTTGACACCGATAAGCTTAACGAAGTGAAATGGAGCCGGGACAACAACGTATTCGCCGATGTGCTCCTCCGAGCTGACGAGGACATGATTGAGGACCTAGATCAAACTGAATTACTTCTTGATCCCAAAAATGACGAGGACTGGGGTGGGATCCCTATACGCCCAACGTCTACAATACGGGTACGGGACTGTGGAAAGACCGTCCTATATCCCGCCCACCGAGCCATGCTTCTCCGATCGGAGTTCTTCCTTGCCATGTTTTCCTCCACATTTAGAGAGGCTCAAATGTCACAACATCTACAAATCATCCATGTGGACTGCTCCCCTGATGTTTTAAAGATTGTCCTCAAGTTTCTGTATACCGATAAAGTGGACATCCCCCTCGATATGGCAGTCGACGTTCTCTACGCAGCGGATCTCCTTATGATCGAAAGGCTCAAAACAAAGGTAGCCATGGTGATCAGCTCGCTCGGTAATGGAAGCCAGAAGTCGGAACGAACCCCATGGCCAGGAAGGAATGAATCTCAACCTTCAACCAATGTGGAGGAGttcgaagaagaagagccaATAGACATATACGAAATTATTCGTGCCGCTTGGCTGACGCGCGTGCAGCGGCTGGAAGAATTCGCGGCACGATATCTCGCATACAGATTGGAGTCGCATATCGACAGGCCAGAGTTCGAACAGCTCGTCCTCGAATCAGCAACTCGTATTCAAAAGCGACAGGAAACGGACTCCATCGAACTGGTTGATGACATCCGATATTACCTCAGTGATCGCTTTAGATCGCCCTACGAAGATTCCGGCCTTGACGAGATGGAGGAAGATGCGCAGAAAATTGCGACTGAGCTACAAGATAAAATGACGATAATGCCCGCCGACGCGCCACAGTCTGGTTCGGACCTGGGAACCTCACCCTATCTATCTGACTCGTTGGGATCGTCGTCACAGGGATTCACAACACCCGAGGAAGACGAAGGTGTGGATGCTGGCACCAACCGGCTTCCCAAGGACAGTCCCACGGGCCCCATAATTAGAACCCTGGACGGCGAAATCGCAGGTAACGAGTTCGCGAGAGACGCCGCAAATTATCAGATCCTCctgaacaaacttgatcGCCTGTTAGGGAAGCTGAATTTGGATGCTTGA
- the KIN3 gene encoding G2-specific serine/threonine protein kinase (EggNog:ENOG410PIY3~COG:T~BUSCO:2481at33183), producing MAIALAEADKYEILERIGSGSFGVIRKVRRKADGYILCRKEINYIKMSQKEREQLTTEFNILSSLRHPNIVAYYHREHLKATQDLYLYMEYCGGGDLSMIIKNLKANNKFAEEEYVWRVLSQLATALYRCHYGVDPPEVGSNVFGALPSTKPTGLKGKQAQVMILHRDLKPENIFLGADQSVKLGDFGLSKLMGSHDFASTYVGTPFYMSPEICAGEKYTLHSDIWAVGCIMYELCMREPPFNARTHMQLVQKIREGRYPSLPDLYSPELKSVIANCLRVNPDHRPDTAALLKLPVIRLMRKEKEVVDLEKALRSKEETALQKMKELELRCAQFDKEKAALKVDIENSVRREWEVKARLEIDRQVQMELETLRKRFEAEVQDRVAAELQRQRIIQSQPLQNEDDAVGSSTDVSRSSLGTDDTDFPSSTDLSSLSLESPTSDQTRAARKYNRTPFSRAKTTLESPMDVQMAEPSPMSIASLSLSPRRMHLGSTARNIFADNGRKVPKWDSTLLYSDDEDDIPDLPSPSRPQVKADPFKAPHRPLLRQNTTAMMQKLSTQPSLFPAKATTQSAQASSPTQSETRISEGRAKSPHRRLSKIPSCTSLALDGGSPVRRTAMKPPNSKANAGGEEMFKAVMQRNMGGRTLVELAQARAGGRPIEELKRPGETRFSTTGLATVKPVERDPPAIWDPEKDEMPSPFLVRGTKIIRNLR from the exons ATGGCAATCGCATTGGCGGAAGCGGACAAGTATGAGATTCTTGAAAGGATAG GGAGCGGCTCTTTTGGGGTGATCAGAAAGGTTCGAAGAAAGGCTGATGGATAC ATCCTGTGCCGGAAGGAGATTAATTACATTAAAATGTCCCAAAAAGAGCGCGAACAGCTTACAACCGAGTTCAACATATTAAGCTCGCTCCGGCATCCTAACATTGTGGCATATTACCATCGAGAACATCTCAAAGCGACCCAGGACCTCTACCTGTACATGGAATACTGCGGTGGCGGCGATCTTAGCATGATAATCAAGAACCTCAAAGCAAACAACAAATTTGCCGAAGAAGAATACGTCTGGCGTGTCCTTTCGCAGCTTGCTACTGCACTCTACCGCTGTCACTATGGCGTTGACCCTCCGGAGGTTGGGTCCAACGTCTTCGGCGCTTTGCCGTCTACGAAGCCAACAGGGTTGAAGGGAAAACAGGCGCAGGTGATGATTCTGCATCGTGACCTCAAACCTGAAAACA TTTTTCTGGGGGCGGACCAGTCCGTGAAACTGGGCGATTTTGGCTTGTCGAAGCTGATGGGCTCCCACGATTTTGCATCAACTTACGTGGGAACACCATTCTACATGTCGCCGGAGATTTGCGCTGGAGAGAAATATACGCTCCATTCAGACATTTGGGCTGTGGGTTGCATCATGTACGAGCTCTGCATGCGCGAGCCTCCTTTCAACGCCAGAACGCATATGCAATTAGTGCAGAAGATTCGGGAAGGAAGATATCCCTCCTTGCCTGACCTATATTCGCCTGAGCTCAAGAGCGTTATTGCGAATTGTCTACGCGTCAATCCGGATCACCGTCCCGATACTGCTGCGCTTTTGAAGTTACCGGTTATTCGGCTGATgagaaaggagaaagaggTCGTTGATCTAGAGAAAGCTTTGCGAAGTAAAGAAGAAACTGCACTACAAAAGATGAAAGAATTGGAGCTGAGGTGTGCTCAATTCGACAAAGAAAAGGCCGCTTTGAAAGTGGATATAGAGAATTCTGTTCGCCGTGAGTGGGAGGTCAAAGCAAGGCTAGAGATCGATCGACAAGTCCAGATGGAACTCGAAACACTCCGAAAACGTTTTGAAGCGGAAGTGCAGGATAGGGTGGCTGCTGAGCTCCAGAGACAAAGAATCATCCAGAGCCAGCCGTTGCAAAACGAAGACGATGCAGTAGGCTCATCAACCGACGTGTCTCGTTCATCACTTGGTACCGACGATACCGACTTCCCATCTTCAACCGATCTAAGCTCCCTTTCGCTGGAATCTCCAACTTCAGACCAGACCAGAGCTGCCAGGAAGTACAACCGAACGCCCTTCAGCCGCGCCAAGACCACGCTTGAATCTCCCATGGATGTGCAAATGGCGGAGCCGTCACCAATGAGCATTGCAtcgctttctctttctcctcgGCGTATGCATCTTGGGTCAACAGCTAGAAATATATTCGCTGACAATGGAAGAAAAGTCCCTAAATGGGATTCGACACTATTGTACtcagatgatgaagatgacaTTCCGGATCTTCCATCACCTTCTCGGCCACAGGTTAAGGCTGATCCATTTAAGGCCCCACACCGACCATTGCTGCGGCAGAACACGACAGCAATGATGCAGAAGCTTAGCACTCAGCCCAGTTTGTTCCCGGCTAAAGCTACGACTCAGAGTGCGCAAGCGAGTTCTCCTACGCAGTCAGAGACACGTATTTCCGAAGGAAGGGCAAAGTCGCCGCATCGGCGTCTCTCTAAAATTCCATCATGTACTAGTTTGGCACTTGATGGAGGATCACCTGTCCGCAGAACGGCAATGAAGCCTCCAAATTCTAAGGCTAACGCTGGTGGAGAAGAAATGTTCAAGGCTGTGATGCAGAGGAATATGGGTGGCAGGACACTTGTTGAGCTGGCCCAGGCCCGAGCTGGCGGCAGGCCTATCGAAGAGCTGAAACGCCCTGGCGAAACCAGATTTTCGACCACTGGCCTAGCAACAGTGAAACCTGTTGAGCGAGACCCGCCCGCAATCTGGGATCCTGAAAAGGACGAGATGCCGAGCCCCTTTTTGGTTCGCGGGACTAAGATCATTCGAAATCTTCGTTGA
- a CDS encoding uncharacterized protein (EggNog:ENOG410PM8E): MAVNKLLASLASATNELTLSAATLNLDFFLFRFEAPPSYRDFGLSLSSKRRQNAEGGSAHITARKLGALFENILPKTSYLVDAYGARVSAVIARPDIKPKEDFAKGFFAAEIGPDGATIWAAATSGPGAVPVHLLACLLARRWNALIATSIWVELVEERKKQIATEFDNGNATHYSTLQAARQDISREQLAEWDAGARAWLGTADEVLRDKVEKQRLTVAELDLPIEGANNLFKNVMNTWKVALTTMENLLSGQPQRIYSGSALLGLSSWHIFPDLIVLGSSVSEIKFEDELVKTSGVLTIGLELDILETEAFDMTGVQWSLSLAHLKYYGPPVIASSSVENDHSRIHFSDFSAVDLGTLLPV, from the coding sequence ATGgcagtaaataaattattGGCCTCTTTAGCAAGCGCCACAAACGAGCTCACCCTCTCTGCTGCTACCCTGAACCTAGACTTCTTTCTTTTCAGATTTGAGGCCCCTCCGTCATACCGGGACTTTGGCCTGAGTCTTTCCAGTAAAAGACGCCAAAACGCTGAAGGTGGCAGCGCACATATCACGGCGAGGAAGCTAGGGGCATTGTTTGAAAACATTTTACCGAAAACATCATATTTGGTGGATGCGTATGGCGCACGGGTATCTGCAGTCATAGCGCGCCCAGATATAAAGCCCAAGGAAGACTTTGCAAAGGGGTTCTTTGCTGCGGAAATAGGGCCTGATGGTGCGACAATATGGGCTGCCGCAACCTCGGGACCTGGTGCCGTCCCTGTTCATCTTCTAGCCTGTCTACTAGCTCGTCGGTGGAACGCTCTAATTGCAACCTCGATTTGGGTAGAGTTGGtcgaagaaagaaagaaacaaatTGCTACGGAGTTCGACAACGGCAACGCAACGCATTATTCGACCTTGCAGGCTGCTCGACAAGATATCAGCCGTGAACAGCTCGCTGAATGGGATGCCGGTGCACGCGCATGGCTCGGAACTGCGGATGAAGTTTTACGGGACAAGGTTGAAAAACAGCGCTTGACCGTCGCAGAACTGGATCTACCGATTGAAGGGGCGAACAACCTCTTCAAAAACGTAATGAATACCTGGAAAGTGGCTCTGACAACAATGGAGAACCTGCTATCCGGTCAACCTCAGCGAATATATAGCGGCTCTGCACTTTTAGGACTATCATCCTGGCACATATTCCCTGATCTCATTGTTCTTGGATCTTCTGTTTCGGAGATAAAATTTGAAGATGAGTTAGTCAAGACGAGCGGTGTGCTGACGATAGGATTGGAGTTAGACATCCTAGAAACGGAAGCGTTTGATATGACTGGAGTCCAATGGTCCTTATCTTTAGCACACCTGAAGTATTACGGGCCTCCAGTTATCGCATCTTCGAGCGTTGAGAATGACCATTCGAGGATTCACTTCAGCGACTTTTCTGCTGTAGATCTCGGGACGCTCCTACCGGTCTGA
- a CDS encoding uncharacterized protein (EggNog:ENOG410PXU5) produces the protein MIPGRVSGKTNLLFQRAQSMRSVLSVADVVDLVFSNAVSAHTLCSLIRHLQETILASTHRGLDSYYQLFKSLRALGLTDKYRMVPSATLAIRSICAPLYKARWIPPMAGLSANASHDLDRPRTFACIAMFESGHLNLDPYLLNEVFPMPSVDSLFISGSILCDPSEVPDQFEVHRVVGNVGRAGIALLIPPQAPQIKEVDIGSWNLLSHDKFDGEIIDSFPDVDAYLLESIVQVRDKGKWVADVDILKAVKPRRNLSRVGRYRSNDRCDHCVSPTTIDIPMTSIDTWEELLEGPERLAVARAHGN, from the exons ATGATTCCAGGGAGAGTTTCGGGCAAGACAAACCTTCTCTTCCAGAGAGCTCAGAGTATGCGAAGTGTCCTCTCAGTTGCGGATGTCGTTGATCTAGTGTTTTCCAATGCGGTATCTGCTCATACGCTCTGCAGCTTGATCAGACACCTTCAGGAAACGATTCTCGCCTCCACCCACCGTGGATTGGACAGTTACTATCAGCTCTTCAAAAGTCTAAGAGCTCTTGGGCTAACCGATAAGTACAGAATGGTGCCATCGGCAACTTTGGCGATAAGATCGATATGTGCGCCACTGTATAAGGCTCGCTGGATTCCTCCTATGGCAGGCCTGTCAGCCAATGCTTCTCATGATCTTGACCGTCCTCGCACTTTTGCTTGTATTGCTATGTTTGAGTCAGGACATCTTAATCTCGATCCCTATTTACTAAATGAGGTCTTCCCAATGCCCTCAGTTGACTCGCTGTTTATCAGTGGTTCAATTTTATGTGATCCTTCAGAAGTTCCAGATCAGTTTGAGGTACATCGTGTTGTTGGCAATGTCGGTCGCGCGGGCATAGCCCTCCTAATACCGCCGCAAGCTCCTCAGATTAAGGAGGTTGATATTGGATCATGGAACTTGCTCTCACACGATAAGTTTGACGGGGAGATAATCGATTCCTTTCCGG ATGTCGATGCCTATTTGCTAGAGTCGATCGTCCAAGTCCGGGACAAAGGTAAATGGGTTGCAGATGTTGATATCCTCAAAGCTGTGAAGCCCCGGCGCAACCTCAGCCGCGTGGGGCGGTACCGAAGCAATGACAGATGCGATCACTGTGTATCTCCAACCACGATTGACATACCCATGACCTCTATAGACACATGGGAAGAATTGCTTGAGGGCCCTGAAAGACTAGCCGTTGCACGAGCTCATGGCAATTGA
- a CDS encoding uncharacterized protein (EggNog:ENOG410PIJW~COG:S~BUSCO:14783at33183), which translates to MAKDKERTVNPAQAQRRLEKQRALKKGKAELQARRNEKLARRNPERLQRQIDELKAIEESGQPLRPRDKQILEGLERDLKAVKKAREALGDRAPKFGGGESRHRDRDSDRGVLGKRRRDGWDQRRRHDDSSDTDESVRNIPMPRDTPPPIPRQYLRRGPARDNEGEEKRQTHGLPEKPPVEARTVYESAPVIRNLQQEAVSKFVPAAVRVKQAAVKGQGRLVEPEELDRLEKEGYTSTTQASGPAANAERTDSETKPTSANLDAATLAEEEERFRRELKHVQIEEVEDEEI; encoded by the coding sequence ATGGCGAAGGACAAAGAGCGCACCGTCAACCCGGCCCAAGCCCAGCGCCGATTGGAGAAACAACGTGCGttgaaaaaaggaaaggctGAGCTTCAGGCCCGTCGTAATGAGAAACTCGCTCGTCGGAATCCGGAGCGGCTCCAGCGGCAAATTGACGAGCTGAAGGCGATCGAGGAGTCGGGGCAGCCACTGAGGCCACGGGACAAGCAGATACTTGAGGGCCTAGAAAGAGACCTTAAGGCGGTTAAGAAGGCAAGAGAGGCCCTCGGAGACCGCGCACCCAAATTCGGGGGTGGCGAGTCGAGGCACCGCGACAGGGATTCCGATCGAGGAGTGTtggggaaaagaagaagagatggaTGGGATCAGCGGAGACGACATGATGACAGTAGCGATACTGACGAGAGCGTTCGAAATATACCCATGCCGAGGGACACTCCACCCCCGATCCCACGCCAATACCTACGACGAGGACCTGCCCGTGATAACGAGGGCGAAGAAAAGCGCCAGACACACGGTCTACCAGAGAAACCTCCAGTGGAAGCTAGAACAGTCTACGAATCTGCACCGGTCATCAGAAATCTACAACAGGAGGCCGTGAGCAAGTTTGTTCCTGCGGCTGTAAGGGTGAAGCAAGCGGCTGTCAAAGGCCAGGGACGGTTGGTAGAACCGGAAGAATTGGACCGtttagaaaaagaaggatatACTTCTACTACTCAGGCTTCTGGCCCTGCGGCTAATGCTGAACGGACAGATTCAGAGACAAAGCCTACCTCGGCGAATCTTGATGCAGCTACATTGGCAGAAGAGGAGGAACGCTTTCGGCGAGAGCTCAAACACGTTCAGATTGAGGAAGTGGAGGATGAGGAAATATGA